The window caaaagcaccattgtcctcattgttccgcaacaTATACAGCGGTAAATAACTTAAATATTCAcatacgcactcacactggcgaaaggccttataagtgtaaagtctgtgacaaagcgttcaagtCATCAGGCAACCTGGCAGTACATTCGAAAATATataataaggaccaacagcatcagtgtcctcgTTGTTCAGCTATGTTCGCGCAGCTTTCTAAATTGAAAatccacatccgcactcacaccggagaaaagccataccagtgtaaagtctgtgataaagccttccattcatcagaCTATCTGGCAAAACATTcgcaaattcacaacaagggCGCATGGtgtcagtgtcctcattgcccttCAAAGTTTCGCAGTTCATCACACTTAAAAATTCACCTACGAAcccacaccggcgaaaagccataccagtgtaaagtctgtgataaagccttccattcagCAGGCAATCTGGCActacattcgaaaattcacaataaggacaaaTATCACcggtgtcctcattgttcatcaaggttcgcacaGTTATCTACTCTAAAGTATCACATCAatactcacaccggcgaaaagccataccagtgtaaagtctgtgataAAGCGTTCAGAGCACCAGGCGATTTggcagaacattcgaaaattcacaataagggCCAACAGcgtcagtgtcctcattgttcattaAAGTTCGCATACTTGTCTAGCCTcaagattcatatccgcattcacaccggcgaaaagccataccagtgtgaAGTTTGTGGCAAATCCTtccgttcatcatcattactggcacaacattcgaaaattcacaaggACCGCACAAAGgaccatcagtgtcctcactgttcCTCAAGGTTCGCACAGTTATCTACTCTAAAGTATCATATCAatactcacaccggcgaaaaaccataccagtgtaaagtctgtgataAAGCGTTCAGAGCACCAGGCGATTTggcagaacattcgaaaatgcacaataaggaccaacaatATCGGTGTTCTCATTGTTCATCGAGGTTCGCACACTTGTCtagcctaaagattcatatccgcactcacaccggcgaaaagccataccagtgtacagtctgtgacaaagccttcttttcatcaggcaatctggcagaacattcgaaaactcacaataaggaccaacaccatcagtgtcctcattgttcatcaaggttcgcaAGGTTAACTGGTCTCAAGTATCACATCCGCAaacacaccggcgaaaagccataccagtgtaaagtctgtgacaaagcgttcagggTATCAAGCACACTagtaaaacattcgaaaactcacaataaggaccaacagtatcggtgtcctcactgttcatcaaggttcgcacaCTCATCTAGCCTAAAGAATCACATCCGTAaacacaccggcgaaaagccataccagtgtaaagtctgtgacaaagccttctaTTCATCAAGCGATCTTaccaaacattcgaaaattcacaacaagggCGCATAGtgtcagtgtcctcattgcacTTCAAAGTTTGCCCGTTCATCAGCGTTAAAGATACACATCAGCccataccggcgaaaagccataccagtgtaaagtctgtgacacggccttccattcatcaggcATACtagcacaacattcgaaaattcataataagggTAAGAAGGATAAATGAGTACGGTGGaataagaaaaattaaaactgaaatgTATGAAATAGCAGTTAtcaaaaatttacaaacagCAACGACATGAACCAtaccaataaaattaattttcttcaaaaactaggttttgaataaaatgagAAATCTTTAAAGGAACGACTCAAGAAGGATCTTCTGAAGGAGAAGGggttctcatgacatgaccagccctTCGAGGCTTGGCAAGCCGTATATGCCGCTACACTAGAGAAGGTCTTAGTTCGTACAATGCATCGCTGTTGGCTTCTCAATTGTCCCTCCACACGTACTCCAAATATCAGCAAAAAGTTTTAGCTATTCAGCTATTTATCACACAGTAACATTAAGTTCGTGTATTCTTCACTTATAACTGTTTAAAGTCATATCATTTTGGAATGCGAATATTATATgtactagtgtgttcaatgagttcgtatggtcgataacAAAGGgggctgctacgagcctaactTTTGTTTAATATTGTAACGCTAGTTAGCAACGCTCGCTGGCTCAACGGTCAATCAGCGGGTACACCAGATAACGACACGCCTGGACTTGCTACAACATCCAGCAGAACATCCGTACACCGGAGTACACCAAGACAACAAGCAGATCTGCAAACCCATTTACGTACATCCAACTGTGGGCGCTTGTGGGGATCTTGGTTACCATTTATCGCCGGTGACGTTATCGCCCCCTCCGTGGGTCGGTTCACTACCCCCTATCaagcacaccaacacaactTATTCTAAAAAGTACCatttattacaataaaattCTTATGACTAGTGGGGGCTACGACCCTCGAGACGGTTACACATTACAAACGCTGGGCAATCGGCCCTCGCACGCGGTCACACGTAAAGGCGCTGGGCATCGGCCCCTGTGCACGAACACACGAAGAAAACGCTGGGCTTCGGCCCTTGTGCACGAACACACGACGAAAACGCTGGGCATCGGCCCTGGCGCGCGAACACGGTCGCGCTGATCGGACAGTAAAAAAGGCAGGCCGTGGCCGCAGAAAAAGGAAGGCGTCCGTCCACGGTGACGGGCCTATGAGAAGAAACGCGGGCCAGTGGCCCGGTGACGCGTCCGTCCGCCGCGGTAGTCGGATGAAAAAagggttcgggtttcgggcccgtggccccgggaCGCGTCCGTCCGCCTCGACGATCGGATGTAGAAAGGGACGATCGTTGCGATCCGGCCAACCTCGTGGTCGTCTGGCAGCGCGCTCGCCCTGACAGTTCTTGTCAAAGCTCTGTCAGGGTTGGGCTGCTGGCGACTGCTCGACTCCGCCGCAACCAGGGTTGAGCCAAGTGGCTGCGGCCTTCGAGCACCGTCGCCACACAACCTTCGAATGACTCAGCCAGATATGACTAGAAAAAGACCGGAAGATAAGTTAGGTAGGAATAAGAGATTATATAAGATCTGAACAGACAGAAATAAAACTATTATTGTACGCATCTTTGAAACGAGTTGTATTAAATTCGAGTTTTCGACTAACAGGGAGTAGAAAACTCTAACCcgctcttcatatgaacgtatgtgatgtttcatttcattcgctcacttaatttttattacaagccatttagtggTCGTAAGAGGCTTCAAGACGATCTACGttgaaaatgtcaaaaaacagacacatcccccgaaatcgtagaaaaaatacgggatatcgtattggaaaatcatcgaatcactgaaagaaaTTTACTACAAGGCCTAGCCAATTCAATGAggagtataaccaatattttgactgaagttttgggttcctgaaagctgtttgcaaaatgcgACTGTTAGCGACTTCTATCTGTTTTGAgaactaaaaaaaatcgtgcgcggacagtgtttttcatcaaatgatgacgtcataacagctgtatcaaatactgtgacatttcgatactaaatggcttgtaaacaaaatttagtgaccgatttaaatgaaacttcacaaacgttcatatgaagagtgtaccaatataacaaaaaaagggtcgTAGCAGCGCCTTATGGTATCGAACgacaaaacttaatgaacaacctagtatactatcatttacacgtgTTTCTGATTGAATAAAGTAGTTTTTCATCGTCGTACTAAATGATGATTTaacattttcgaaatcattatttaaattcaCACAACTTCgatacaccctgtaactgaATGTTTTAGTTTGAAAAGAGTGGCGGCTCTCTCCAAGTggcggctcactcacagcggcggctctctcacaccggcggctcactcacaaccgtaaagctgtcaaaaatcgactgaTTGTCAAAAGCCAGATTCCATTGAacctttgtttaataaacaagtgGAAAGTTgacgattttacaaaatcgcttaaataaacgattgcagtgaaaatggagtcttcggcattgattaagaaagaggataATGTTGAGTAAGTCGGTGTTCAACAAGGATTAAAAGGTGTAATAGCGActtattttccagaagcgcaaaaatatgtaGACGGTGTATGTCCACTGGTGATGCTTTGGAAGCTCTAACGCGCGACGAATCCGAACAGTTTACCAGTCTACAGGTAGTCAAATTGTAGCAACAGATTTCGCacgttgttttgcaaaaaaaccTATGTCTGGTCTATGATACACATACTCTGGTCATATTCTTACATATGATACACATATTCTTACAGATTAAGTTCGAACCTGGAATTCCGTCGCATTTGTGTAAGATGTGTggatcgcgtttgaaaaaccatCTTGACCACTCCGCCGAACAAATGGATGGCACggaattgtcaattaaaactgaagtgacctcaccggatgcagcgaaggatttgcacaagaagtgttatactgttcatcaagcgaacaggacatatgaatgttgtggccacatacccgatgatttatttgaggcagaggaaaatccaattgcaatcaaagcagaggacgaagaggtcgatgagcagcatcagatgcaaacaacgaatgatgttcttGATCATGAGCAGGATAGCCAAAAAATGAATCCTTTGAAATCGATCTTTCAGGATCAAAAAGATCATCCTGTGACCGTGACAGACAACACCTGTGCTAATGATTCAACAGaagaatcaaatcaaaacgTGTTGAGTCCCGGAATCCAGAACACCCATAGTAAAAACcattccaaaaaccacaagcatcactgccctcattgttcggCAACATATCCTTTTTTAAGCAGGCTGAAGgtacacatccgcactcacaccggcgaaaagccgtaccagtgtaaagtctgtggcAAAGCGTTCAGGACATCATGCAAGCTAACGCAACATTCAAAAATGCACAATAAGGATAAACAgtatcagtgtcctcattgttcatcaatgttcgcatACTTAACTAATCTAAATaatcacatccgcactcacactggcgaaaagccataccagtgtaaagtctgtgacaaagcgttcagatcacAAAGCAATCTGGCAACACATTTGacaattcacaataaggaccaacaccaccagtgtccttattgttcatcaatgttctCACggtcatctaacctaaagagaCATATCCGCtctcacactggcgaaaagccataccagtgtaaaatctgtgacaaagcctttaGCCAATCAAGCAATCTGACAATGcactcgaaaattcacaataaggacaaacagcatcagtgtcctcattgttcatcaaggttcgcacaCTCAACTAATTTAAAGaatcacatccgcactcacactggcgaaaagccataccagtgtaaagtctgtgacaaagccttccatttATCAGGAAATCTGACagaacatttgaaaattcacaataaggaccaacagcatcagtgtcctcattgttcatcaatgttcgcacactCATCTAATCTAAAGaatcacatccgcactcacactggcgaaaagccataccagtgtaaagtctgtgagaAAGCGTTCAGATCACAAGGCAATTTGATagtacattcgaaaattcacaagaacGTTGAACATCATTAGGCTTCACTGTTCATTCAAGTTTCAGTTTGTATAAGATTGAATTTTGTATGTTTGCTGAATCaatacaataaaattaatattctaGTAAAAACTGGACTAAAAACTAAGACCctccgctgatagagcagtcggtaacgcaCATCACtttcacgcagctggcctgggaTCGATTCCCGATACTGGCGTGCCAGgtggggttggcgcgggaccaacaaccccgcccgtaaaaacaaactgttacagaaagcatcagagattaacaatTGTGCGGTGGTAAGCCAGATACGGAGAAATTCAATTGGATAGTTGGTGGCTTCATCTTCATTTGCTACACAATGGATTTGAATTGATGCATTGTTCCAATGATCTTATTCTGAATtatatacgaggtgtgttcaaaaagtaatgataattttgcatttacgcgggctacataagtccgattttcgatttttttatggcgataagttactacacatgtcagtgatttatagtgaacagttcggccattttgagtaatcggtccatttttgacggctgtttagcttggacaagatttgacttatcttcgatttttgtctcttccaaaaaatggatggcaaagaatctttataaaattttgtgtggaaaacaaaaatattcgattggacgcaatcgatttgttgactgtggcttatgatgaagcttttaagactaaaagcattgcttatcggtgtttcaaatttttctcagtgggccgagaagatgtgaacgtcgaaaagactactttgatcgattgtgaacagttttgcttgcagttttcttcgattgcaggggtcatggtgcatcatgagttgttgccaaatgatagaacgaccattaaaaaatatttcctgcaagttatgcgaaattcgcccgaagcaatccgtcacaaatgtccggatttgtgggaaacccaaaattggctgtcgcgcccctgctcacacgtcatggtttctgcgcgaatttttgaccaaaaaaaaactttaatgataccaaagccaccgtattctgtagatctggcctcctgtgactttttcatgttccggaaaccaaaaggaggcatgaaaggacgacgccacgatacgatttaggcgataaagacggcatcgaagatgagtcaaatcttgttcaagctaaacagctgtcaaaaattgaccgattactcaaaatggccgaactgttcaccataagacactgacatgtgtagtaacttatcgccacaaaaaaatcgaaaatcggacttatgtagcccgcgtaaatgcaaaattatcattactttttgaacacacctcgtagtTCAGGTCATCTACATCTGTTTTCTTAGCCGCTAAAATTGCTCGTACACTCAACCATTCATTACAACCATTTAATGCGGATTATAAAGATATCCTGAAAGATCCTTCCTCCTCCGAGTTTCCTCGGACTGTAGAATGAGCTGTTGGTTGCTAGCACCGTAGCGCGAATCTTCTCAGTTATGTAACTGTTGTtgctaacctttgaccctagatatGTGAAGCTCGAAACACTTCGAACGttcggtcacctattagtCTCGTGTGCTTGCCGATGTTCTCGACCTATAATGTCAATGTCATCcgcataggccaggatctggctgtACTTAAGGTAGATGGGCCATGAAGTCCGTAGACGGTCGGTGTCGAACCAGTCTGGTGTTTCCACAGCACTCGCCCATAACTTCTTGGGCAACGTTCCTGATGTTTTAGAGCGATTCCAAGCCATTATCGAAGTAATCGGCGATATTTTAATCTTTGATAAGTTTACGTTCTCCAGAAATGGTTGAATAGGTTTCTAAAGCAAGAGCCTGAAACAATAGCAGggatgaagaaagaaacgaatgggttttaaaaacattgaacaatCTGATGCAGGCATTGCAGATCAAGACGGCTACCGTTTAATAAACGGATTCAAATCAAAAGTAGCCCTAACCTTCAACATGCAATCCACAATCCAGACCTGCCAACCATTGAGAACAGTGGCCATTCATAAACCTTGGAGTGTGTGAGAAACCCCTTCTCAGTTTAACAGAACCATCtgaattaatcaaaacaatagcTGATGATCGGgttaaagttttgttttgtatcaaCGATACCTAAATATACTATAGTGTACACGtgttttcgattaattttttattgaataaagTAGTTTCTCATCCTCGTACTAAATGATGGTTTAACATTATTCGAAATCATTCATTCACACAACTTCgatacaccctgtaactgaATTTTTCAGTTTGAAACGAGCAGCGGCTCTCTAATagcggcggctcactcacagcGGCGGCTCTCTCATACCGGCGGCTCTCTCATACCGGCGGCTCACTTACAACGCAAAGCTGTCAAAACTCGACTGATTGTCAAAAGGCAGAACCAAgctttgtttaataaacaagtggaaagtggacgacgattttacaaaatcgcttaaataaacgattgTAGTGAAAATGGAGTATTCGgcattgattaagaaagaggatgaTGTTGAGTAAGTCAGTGTTCGACAAAGATTAAAAGGTATAatagcgaattattttccagaagcgcaaaaatatgtcgatggtgtctgtcgaacgatgatgctttggaTGCTCTAGCAAACGACGACTCCGGACAATATAAACTTCAAAAGCTCTCCGAATGCACCGGTGCTCAGGTAGTActtttgttgaaacattcacCTTGTTCCACAAAgaagactgttctatgagactgttatttttacagattaatatttttcctggagttccatcgtatttgtgcacgatgtgcgaatcgcgtttgaaaaagatgGATCAGTTTCAtacaatgaaaacaatgatatggtcgataaatttatcgaacaGCAGAACACTCAAGACCATCTCGACCACTCTACCGAACAAACAGTTGGCACAGATTTGTTAATTGAAACTGAAGTTacctcaccggatgcagcaacggatttgcacttgaataAGAAGTGTTGTACTGTTCATGAAGCGAACAagacatatgaatgttgtggccacatacctgatgatttattcgaggcagaggaaaatccaattgcaatcaaatcagaggacgaagaggtcgaagagcagcatcagctgcaaacaacgaatgatgttttGGAACAGGATAAGCTCAAAAGCCctcacaaaaaacaaaagcaccattgtcctcattgttccgcaacaTATACAGCGGTAAATAACTTAAATATTCAcatacgcactcacactggcgaaaggccttataagtgtaaagtctgtgacaaagcgttcaagtCATCAGGCAACCTGGCAGTACATTCGAAAATATataataaggaccaacagcatcagtgtcctcgTTGTTCAGCTATGTTCGCGCAGCTTTCTAAATTGAAAatccacatccgcactcacaccggagaaaagccataccagtgtaaagtctgtgataaagccttccattcatcagaCTATCTGGCAAAACATTcgcaaattcacaacaagggCGCATGGtgtcagtgtcctcattgcccttCAAAGTTTCGCAGTTCATCACACTTAAAAATTCACCTACGAAcccacaccggcgaaaagccataccagtgtaaagtctgtgataaagccttccattcagCAGGCAATCTGGCActacattcgaaaattcacaataaggacaaaTATCACcggtgtcctcattgttcatcaaggttcgcacaGTTATCTACTCTAAAGTATCACATCAatactcacaccggcgaaaagccataccagtgtaaagtctgtgataAAGCGTTCAGAGCACCAGGCGATTTggcagaacattcgaaaattcacaataagggCCAACAGcgtcagtgtcctcattgttcattaAAGTTCGCATACTTGTCTAGCCTcaagattcatatccgcattcacaccggcgaaaagccataccagtgtgaAGTTTGTGGCAAATCCTtccgttcatcatcattactggcacaacattcgaaaattcacaaggACCGCACAAAGgaccatcagtgtcctcactgttcCTCAAGGTTCGCACAGTTATCTACTCTAAAGTATCATATCAatactcacaccggcgaaaaaccataccagtgtaaagtctgtgataAAGCGTTCAGAGCACCAGGCGATTTggcagaacattcgaaaatgcacaataaggaccaacaatATCGGTGTTCTCATTGTTCATCGAGGTTCGCACACTTGTCtagcctaaagattcatatccgcactcacaccggcgaaaagccataccagtgtacagtctgtgacaaagccttcttttcatcaggcaatctggcagaacattcgaaaactcacaataaggaccaacaccatcagtgtcctcattgttcatcaaggttcgcaAGGTTAACTGGTCTCAAGTATCACATCCG of the Anopheles cruzii unplaced genomic scaffold, idAnoCruzAS_RS32_06 scaffold00500_ctg1, whole genome shotgun sequence genome contains:
- the LOC128276101 gene encoding zinc finger protein 253-like, which produces NLALHSKIHNKDKYHRCPHCSSRFAQLSTLKYHINTHTGEKPYQCKVCDKAFRAPGDLAEHSKIHNKGQQRQCPHCSLKFAYLSSLKIHIRIHTGEKPYQCEVCGKSFRSSSLLAQHSKIHKDRTKDHQCPHCSSRFAQLSTLKYHINTHTGEKPYQCKRCPHCSSRFAHSSSLKNHIRKHTGEKPYQCKVCDKAFYSSSDLTKHSKIHNKGA